In Panicum virgatum strain AP13 chromosome 5K, P.virgatum_v5, whole genome shotgun sequence, the genomic window CAAGAGGGGAAATGCTCACCTTGACCTGATCCAGCGATTCCACGCACGAGCGACCCCCCTCCTCTCACTGGTCGGCGCAAAAATGAGACCAAAAAACCCCATCAGAGAAGCATCAGAAGAGGGGCGGATGCGCGCGTGTTGGGGATGAATCGCTCACCTCGCCGAGGGGTGCTGTGTTGCGGGTTCAGCTGGGCGCCCTGGCGACGGGATGCGagggattgggaggaggaatcaCCGGGCGATGCAAGCGGGAGGATGGGGAGTAGAGAGAGGAACGAACCCTAGAGAGAGGGGGTTGAAGGAAATGAACAGGCGCGCGTCCCGATGTTTTGAATAAATTTCTCCACGGCCTCCTCCCTTCTAGAACGTGGGATCATCCCGGTCTGATACCGCTCGTGCGCGCGAGGCCCTCTGTGTCGTTGGATTGAACGCCTCCTCCCTTCTAGAACGTGGGACCATCCCGGTCTGATGCCGCTTGTGCGCGCAGGGCCCTCTGTGTCGTTGGATTGAACGTGGACACTGGATGAAAGCGGCTGTGCGGTCGTACAATCATACGGCCGGCTGTATTGAAGTCATTACCATATAATTATATACTCACGTAAAAGCTTAATCAACTCAACGATCTCAACCCAAACCAGAGCACGGTGATAATGAACGCATGTCTCGAAACAAAGCTAACCAGGCACTAGAACAGGGGAGGATACATGACCATCACCAATGAAAAGATAAATGGAGTTGCATCTAGTCCTAACTCCTAACAGGGTGACAGCATCTAGTTTGCCCTGACACTGACAGAGTTACATGCATCCAACATCACTACATCAGGCATGTAGCATCCTTGCACCGTAAATGCAAGTGAGCAACCCACTGTGGTCTGGAATCTAGGTTGCAAGTACAATTAGCATCCTTCTTCTCGAGGATTCAACAACATCCTTCCATCATGCCCACGCATCCATGGGACTATGGGAGGCAGTACATGTGTCGATGAAATCCGAATATGGGTTCACGTTCAGGAAGTGTTAAAATGCTATTCTTTTCGTTTAGCAACAAACAGTTTGCTCATATCTTCAGTAACAATGTTGCTCCTGTGAAGCAGTGACCAAAAGATAAACATTATTTATTGTGGAGATTGGTCCCACGACACTAAAGAGacaggaaaaggaaaaacaaaactaacCTTCCACGAAGCTGTGGAGGAATTAGAGAGTTCCCTGCAGCACTTCTTACGCCTCGGGGTTGTGGTTGCATCCTTGGAAATTTACTGCGTGAGTCATGAAGAGCAGATCCATTTGATTCTCTCTTCCTTGATGCATTCTCTGCAGGGGGGGCAAAGAGATCTGCAACATCTGGGAGGTCTAATGATGGAGTGGGCAGGGCGACATTACTCGAACTGATGGGTGCTATGTTCCTGGAGCAAAAAAAATATGAGATCAAGAAAACTCAACAATAACATATCAAACCTAGAAAGCAATGGCAGGGAgaactggtagaaatctactAGCAATTGACAAATATGAAAAGTAATAAAGTATACATCTAAAATAAAATCTTAGCATGCATACAACTGAGGGGGAAAAAcggaagaaacaaaaacaaggcCAGGCACCAAAATGAAAGTGGGGGCAATGAAATAACAAGGGAAGTAACTAACATACTTGAAATCTTTTTGCCCAATAAACCAACACAGCACAGGACATCTAATAATCCAACTTGCCCTGTTAGGAGTACCATTTTttccctctttttttctttttcttatttctCAAAAAGAAAGGAGATCAAGGACAAGGTAACAAtgctttttctttcttgttgGAATTTATTGTCTTAGTGCCTCATTCCAACAAATTGGTTGTCTTATCACTTATATTAATATAGATCCAGATCATCTATGGCGACCACTGAGGAAGGAGTGTGCAATGCAGTAGGAATATTAAGGAAATGTATTATTTCAGAAGTGATATGTGACTGACTTGTTCGCATATATTCCGAATATTGCAAAATAGAATAGCATTGCAGTCAACAAAGTTTCCATGAACAAACCTTGTCATAAATCTTGGTTTAACTAAATCTTGTTACCTCGAGTGCCACTAAGCTTTTGTGAGCGGAATACTTATACTATTGTATAAAAAAGTGAAAGTGAAGGTGTCTTCGTTGATTTCTAAGGAGAAAGGTAGAAGCTGTGCTGCATATGGCGTCTCAAGTGTATCCTGATGAGTGATGACCGCACATATAGAACTCTCTTCATGGTTTGAAGTTGCATAAATAAATCCCACCAATAAAAGGAGCACATTGCAAAATGTGCAGCGCATACATGCCAATTACCATTCCGAACTGAACCTTCACTAGCATAGATTATTTGCTTCAGCTACTGTGAGCAATTTGGGGAACCATGAGTTTTATCGATGGAAGATTTACTAGTACGGTGAGTCGATAGCCAATCGGTTCAGCTTTAGTACAGCACACTCAATCAGCCAGCCCCGTCACTTGGTCACCTGCCAAGCAACCGCCGTTCCCAGGAGCGAAACCCTAGAGAGACGAGGCAGCAAGGACTTACTGGCTCTGGCtgggtgctggcggcggcggagtaggCTGAGGAGCTGCGCCCACCGCGGTCGAAGGGGACGGAGGCCTGGGCTGCGGCCCGATGGCGGAGGATACGGGTGGaggggagggcgccgccgcggcgggaggctcgccggcgtctTCCTCGTCGGATGAGGCGTCGTAGGCTACCAACGACATCGGGTCCGGTCCGCCGGGGTCGGTTCACGCCAGGCTGGGCTCCTGCTTCCCTTTAGCTTCGTTTACgaggatttttttcatttttgtatttaaaaaaaattaaaatttcaaaaatatatggcggtttcgaaaaatttcaaaactatacccATGTCGCCACTTGTCTGGGCGACAGGGCCCTGTCGCCCTCTGGCTGGGCGACAGGacttaaatgtaaaaaaaaattacatttaggtcctggcgcccgggacgcattaaacagcgaacttgtaaaataaatataaaatcgtagaaaaatcagaaaaatacaaaatcaactgttctggattctatgaaacaagatctacaacttttattacataaagtttttcatttgatcaatgtatcttgctctattttaaatactagtttaatgcacttttatttaaatctcaagatccatcctttggatgcatgtcatctttggccagagtgttgcatatggtaagcataggcttgtaaaaaattggtaggcccagaaaacatttctagaataattttttaaattaaatcttacaatatgtctagtttaaatgagttatttatccatgctgctatactgagttttaaaagccataacttttacagtaccattattttatttcctaagagctacaaaaaaagtttggtaaattttagataaccacaactagaccaaatgaatttctagaataattcatttggtctagttgtgcttatctaaaatttaccaaactttttttataactcttaggaaataaaataatggtactgtaaaagttatgacttctaaaactcagtatagcagcatggataaataacccatttaaactagacatattgcaagatttaatttaaaaacttattctagaaatgttttctggatctaccaattttgtacaagcctatgctcaccatatgaaaCACTCTAGCCAAAGGTGACCTGCATCCAAatgatggatcttgagatttaaataaaagtgcattaaactagtatttaaaatagagcaagatatattgatcaaatgaaaaactttatataacaaaagttgtagatcttgtttcatagaatccagaacagtggagtttgtatttttccgatttttctacgattttatatcgattttacaagttcgctgtttaatgcgtcccgggtaccaggacctaaatgtaaatttttttacatttaggacctgtcgcccatccagggggcgacaggccccctgtcgcccaggcagggggcgacaggggtatagttttgaaatttttcgaaaccaccatatatttttgaaatgttaattttttttaaatataaaaatgaaaaaatcccGTTTACGACGTGGGCTGTGGGGATAGTGGGCCTGCAAAAGCAAGCCTACTTGGGCCAAAATTTTTAGCCGAGTCTCTCGACCtagcgcttttttcttttttatattaaaaaaatcaaaatttcaaaaatatatgtccgttttgaaaaatttcaaaaatacccctcggtcgcccccccatagggcgacaagCCCtaagtgtaaattttttttcttcaaatttgcaacgaggtccctggccaaaaaaaagggggcctgtcgccccccctcgggcgacaggggcctgtcgcccaccccaggggagacagggtccctccccctatatataagccctggccgccattcccttgtcatttgagcctaaaaattcaggaaaaaagagaggggtgaggagaagaaaagcggcgaagctctgccgaattccgcacttgtgatctaccggtaactttcgtatgaatccgttgatgttgtataacaattttatttaattagcggattagctgaattagatttggtgattTAGAACattcgtttagtattacaatttgagtactattacagacttgtttttaaattaattatgcattagaatagaattatgacagtaccttattgatattgcagcataagacaatagaattatgacagtacctatattttcacgtatcgatttggtatacgatatgtgcattatttaaatcattgttcgtcatttggcgcaccacactatagcgccaatgtcttcgtcaggatcaacctacattccgtggagcaagtgtgtaGCCACCGTActtgaaggaattgatgtgccaatgtgcttctgcggttcgttatgcaagttcatgcaatctgaggttttaggagatgactacggcatgaggttctttatgtgtgagaactacgaatatgatatGTTCGAtatgaggttttaggagatgactacggcatgaggttctttatgtgtgagatgactacggcatgaggttctttatgtgtgagaactactgGACGtgtaatatttatacattacagataggttcgatacaaactccacgcacgattattatatattacagataggttcgatacaaactccacgcacgatacttatacattacagatatgttccatacaaactggacgcacgattactacatattacaaatatgttcgatacaattatggatcatgacaccgaatgccttccacgagcaattctcgccgatggtcatctgaacgtaggaggtgctccatctctgggatttccggaaggaccgacgtcagcagcatcgtgaagtgcattctgaggacacttcttatagttgtgacccaatgctccacattggctgcaacacttttgtgccttgcttgcttcggactcgcccataccattccgaatacgacgtgtctgacggcggcctttgcctttcttagtggctggatcaggaataaacatcttattctcattatcctgaatgaaaggccccactattccaatcccgtatacctcatgccccaggtggatacagctgcttccttgctgaagtaaggtgaaacaaatactcctggctgcaactcagactctgcacatgccgcaatgagatgcgagcatggcaaatgcaataacttagacttcatgcatgtgcagaaggctttgccatctgctgtaatcaaactcttctgtaccaccctatctctacggatatcacgaccagttctatcctgacatagaacctcaaatctatgctccattgtacctgtcgatatgacgcggtgcagtttggcctttccaatcttctcttgcatatattgtgtcactcttttgcgaAACTGAATTTGagagttgctgatgtttatgcttgcagccatgtaacgctctctgaaatacttcatgcacccatacatgatgaactcaacaattcccacaagaggaaaggcacgacaagaacacataaccatattgaaacactctgcatggttcgttgtctgaataccataccgtattccgttggtatcataaaggaatgaccatttctctttaggtgcacctcgaatccagtgtgaaaatggcttctcaattgaatccctagcctctgcagcctgacttgtgactgttcctgatgcccttaccttcactagctctgcagtcaactgatgaAGCATCtaccataatgcattgaattttctctgttgattttgggtgcacaacatcttaaacaggttcttaagatccttgttcttgaagtgttcatagaagtttgcacccatatgcctaatgcaccacctgttttggacatcgggacacaatggaggcgttgtcgcagttccacgttgaaatttcagaattgattgcagcagacctgcatgcctatcactaataaggcacacatctggacgtgcagcaacaacatgaaccttcactcgttcaaggaactaATACCatctgtctaagttctcattctcaacaaatgcaaatgcgagcggaactatttgattgttgcaatctaccccgattgcggtgagtatctgcctttataccttccagtcagaaatgtgccatcaatgcagatcaccggaagacaacactaaaatgctctaacacaagcatttatgcaaaagaaggctcgttgcataattctttgccccctagtcacagctggtacgaggtatgtgtcataaaagcttccaggatttctagcagcaacctgtgataacatacgaggtaggttatcatatgatgcatcgtatgtgccgaaccgcatctcgaacaccttttgtttagcccgccatgccttcaaataactaatggtgtactggtaagtctgctcgatgtgtcgaacaatcatttttggctcataatttaggttgtccataatcaacccatacatttgctttgcaacaaagccGCATGATacattgcgatgcgagggaagaacttctgacaacaaacaagtgtgctctgtcacaatggaacatttccagttcgacttccattttcccttgaatgcatgtactcgccatggacatccatcattcacacacttcacctcatattctttactgccagactttacgactttGAATTCTCATTTCAATGATATtacccatagtctcacagcatcttttacggcttcaatgtttgtgtcgtggtgctgcaaaccacagccgggtggcggaaggcacccgccctagcccagagggtgtatactcgggggttagctagtcctagttcgatctctcccaagaacacgatgaacaccgcgggattagagtggttcgggccgccggagtgtaataccctacatccactgtgtgttgtattgccttccctcgagagagagagagagttcgcgagagctgGTGTGTCTGGAGAGCTTgtagtgcacagcgagcgcctcccttttatatctcaagggaggcgcgtacatggctgttgggtccccgacaggtgggcccaacgatgtagtataagataacgtactgttcatacattatggcgtcgcagcaaaggagatctctctcctggattcccttgcctgctcctggagtccctcgctcatcatgtccaggcgctgtcttgtcgggacgatgccagacgtagctagtggcgtcgcctgccacgtagcttaaCGGGATGTGTAGCTTGCggtgtaggcggcatgatggaaaagtgttgtGCTGTCGTATctatttaatgctgcagacgggctctgcgcgggtgcggcacagtcggctgcactgtgtgccttggtaatatgcggtgcacagtgaggcctggcaaaggctgtcccgcgtgccgcggcgacatagcacgcctcaaccatccgcattaaatgcggtgggtgggcgagtctcccagcggaagactcgcacacgagcccgcgcctccgggacacgtggcgggttccggacccccacgcggtAAAGGGGGGGTCCGGACGGGacggacgcaggaggtcccggacccctatggggggtcagAGGCCTCAgttgtcagctcggagcttcccttcatttgagacacgtggcgtctccggacccatccccaggcggggaacgggtccggggccgttggcctggtgagggaagagcctgacccgtggggcctggctactccgccctttccatgcagttacggataactacgcgggtcctgccttgccgcagtaagagtgggtatccctgctacagggtaccgacagtggcccccgggcccaccttgggggaggtacaaGCCCACatgtggggccactactgcgatttggctctgcatagcttgaagcttcttactgcaggggtcttgaccggctttgaccatccatcgggttgtttgctgcctcatcacatcgcaacggcttactgactcatgggccccacgcacagtggttcacctagtcacacgcgcgatgctcggcattgttgcggccggagtaaacagatcatttaccaccggcgcagtccccgaaaagctcggccaagctagcgcttaatacgcgtacgtcagctcagcttccgcctcgcttcgcgcgtgggcgacggttcagatcccgcctttcCACACCTTTGTTGGTTAGCCGctcaccccgacaggtgggcctgggcccccatgtcatggactgggcggttaacatcaggtgcgggcgtcgcttgggttccagcgacaGTTCTGGGgggcgccggttgagtcaggctttataacgggacgaaccgcataccgcggttactttcccgcattcgccttcttccttccaacctttgcgtccctttgccttcgagcttttcTTGCCCCTTGTTCCCCCACGCAGATTGCTCCTCTCCTCCAcagagagatggcatcccttgctcatccccgccgtttccagtccaaggaggagctgaacacggtgcgccgGCTGCTTGGGTGGAGTACTCGGGAGACCGGCTTGGggtccgagcaggctcggttccccttggcaacctccgcgccggggagtttgtgctatttacctcgcacatctccaccggcgtggggctgccaaTCTCTTCGTTCCTGCTACTGTTGCTGGaggacttcggcctccaacttcagcacctgatgccccactccctcctcctggtgtccatcttcgtgcatttgtgcgagatgttcgtgggagtgcggccctgcgtcatcctcttccgctacttcttcgtcttggtgaggtccggaaggagtaAGGATGAAGTGgaggggtactacttccagataaggagtgaCCTGCCGACGCCTTTCATCCCCGGCcttactggcgggaagtgggaggagtggcgcagggattgggtgatcgccaccaccgaagccaatgagcgccttgccctgccgaccgagggaccTGCCACCGACCGTtgatcctggagggccaagccgtccctgcagccggaattcgactccgtgctgggcaagatcaggtcgctggcggagagcggcgtcACCTCGTGGCATGTGCTCGGagacttcctgaagcgccggattgcccccctgaagcagcgccCGTGCCccgcttggagcttcaccggcctcaacgactgcagcaggacccaccgcggagaggggagcgacctgacccaggaagccttggaggtcctggtgcgggccgTGACGGGAGACAcattcatcccggagaacctgatcttCCCCCAGGGAattgtccccctctgcgaggactccgcgagggtggcggtgctggctaccctgccaactctTGACGACAGGgggctggccccacgccagaccgggGGCGATCAGAACCGTGGGCTCTGGATCCCTGGCGCGTTAGGGGATCAAGCTACACTGAGCACCgcggggtccggcgccaccacgaaggggaagcaggccgtggccagTAGCGCGGCCACAGCCGGAACCAGCCAGgtacagagcagctccggtgcgtcgtcgggagatgcaggccgtcgcaggctactcaggggcgacaggaccctggtctcggagtccgtcgcgaagcgtcagaggacctctgagggcgcgggccagggtagctcccgggccgcCGGCCCTCGCTGGTCCTCTGGGGCgactgcgccgccaccatcgccgccgagagacacctcccgccggcagcaacagcagcagcagcagccgcaggagcagctgcagcgggCGCGAGAGCGGCAACAGCAGGAACAGGTGCAACCCCGAGTTGCGCCCGCACCGCAGCCATgggatcagcagcagcagcaggagaaagcccgggttgcgcctgcatcgcagctacgggagcagcagcaggaggagcaaGCCCGGGTAGCGCTTGCATTGCATCtgtgggagcagcagcagcaggaggagcggAGGTCGGGCCTCCGTGGACGCTGGGTACCCGAcacttctgggttagtgttattctGGTCTCTTCCCTTGTGCCAGGTGCCctgctttttgctgaaggcttctcCACTTTGTTGCCAGGATTCGTCGCCCCAGTAGTTCTTCCACCATCGCCGGCTCGTCGGGTGGTGGCCAGGCgaccgcggcctcggcggcgatagcagcggcgacggcgggtgcgggaTCCTCAGGTACAGCGATCTCTGCCAGCCCGGTGGTGCGCGATGTGGTGCTGACAGGTGCGTTATTGCCAGACTCAGCAGCACAcaacgctgcggcggcgggggcacctGTGGCGGGCGCAGCCAACGCAgcagcagcggaggcgccggtgctgggcgcagccgcatccGACGCAGCGAtggcgggggcgccggcgccggacgcagccgcacccgacgtggcggcggcagaagcgccggtgctgggtgctgccgcacccgacgcagcgaTGGCAGAGGCACAGGCGCTGGGGACATCCGTACCCAACGCTGTGGCGGCAGAGATGCCGGCTCTGGGCGCTGCCACCCCCGATGCTGCGACGGCAGAGGCActagtgctgggcgcagccgctcctgacgcggcggcggcggaggcgccggtgctgggcgcagccgcacccgacacggcggcagcggaggcgccggagacaagtgctgcagcggaggcccccacctccagctccggtcctgttgcagaggaggagttggaggtgatctttggcaggcggctcctgcagctccaactcccggaggaggaggtgactCCCCTCCCCCAAGTGTTGTTTCAGGTCCGGCGGTCAATCGAGGAGgtaacctcctccgccgaggcggccttccggcggttGTGGTCTGCTCTaaagagcgagcgccagcgcctctccgactggcacacccgcctggaagcgcacacgaaggctgaagcctcccgtgCTGCGGAAGCCCGGTcgaagctcaaggcggaccaagaggcctaccgagccaaccttaagaaggtgtttgaccgggagttcgcagtgtcgaaccgggagaaagccctggcgcagcgggagaagGATTtcgccctggaggttgttggctttgcGGCTCAGCGGTCTAACCTCGAGACtcgcctcgcggcccagcagaccgagctggagactcgcagcaaGAGCTCGATatcttctctgcgactctgcagggattgcgcgagcaactgcaggagGGAGCAGGCAAGCTGACTGTTGCCGAGacagagctggaggaggaccggaagtccctctataagcgggaggcccacgccaccggcatagagaaggaacttgggcgccagcgggactccctcaagaagctgaaggagtggtcggagaagaggaaggctgAGCTCGaagagaggtcccgcgaggtggaggcggccaaggcggctctggacacccgggtgcaagaggcggtccaggaggcggtccggaagcaccaggaggaccagcgcgcgggagcccagcggatcgctgactgggcggccgaagcgagcctcgcactggtgccatttggaatgagcccaatccaggtggcggagccgacagcttcgatagctgacgccctcccagtgctgagttCTGCTTCGGAGAGGCTCCATcgtctggagccggtccttgctggtcagcttgaagccgagggtcgcgagttgatccggatggtggcggagcacatcctgacctgcctctgGAGCCatgacccggccatctcgctgacgcccgtggtcgatggtcctgtagcggagacggaggccgccgctcgggacagcgtgcgggaggtcatCGACTTCGTTGCTGCCttcttcaagcgggagcctacagacccttgagctggggattgtatctttgtgtcttttgcattatgtaacaaacactgtattagttgaaatttttgaaatagaagaaacttcaacttagctgtttgtcagttgttgatttgcggtatgcagcaccccggcgccctggccccctggcggataggttcagttgtttggacctgtctgccacctgagccgtagaagatactccggacctccttgggctTAGGTGCCGCATAGTTTGTAAGGCGAGCAAGCGtcttgttccctgtgtagcatacagaactacagagaggaagATCGAATTCGCTTATACgatagtaatgatactgcaacttagctgtttgtcacaTGCAGATGTCGTGGCATAAAGCAAATGccccggccccctgggagatagtctcagttgtttttgagtctgtctaccaccgagactggatcttgatctgcatgaaattttaaagcggatgccgggtcgccctggtaggtaggctcaatggttgagACTGGCTACCACCATTCAAGGTTTGGcatgtgtaccacttcaaagttacagcttagtagcaggcccgcgggagtCATCCTGGACCGGTCCCAGGCTGGTACCaggtccggggctctagatgcacaggtccaggtagctcagtgcttgttaccgagtggtggagtgcgtaggcttacggtacggaaccaggctaaggcgctacacagggctccggaccactgtAGGAAACAAGCatgatctttccggacctggcttcaccgTCCCggacccttcgcagcagtgggtgaggtcactttgttgtactcaatcctttgagatatagggctggacatgccgtgtaggacttaggaagccaactcttgagctggaatgaggtccgggcccctaattacccggctccaggtactagagcaatcgctacagggtggtggagtgtgtag contains:
- the LOC120709210 gene encoding protein enabled homolog; the encoded protein is MSLVAYDASSDEEDAGEPPAAAAPSPPPVSSAIGPQPRPPSPSTAVGAAPQPTPPPPAPSQSQNIAPISSSNVALPTPSLDLPDVADLFAPPAENASRKRESNGSALHDSRSKFPRMQPQPRGVRSAAGNSLIPPQLRGRSNIVTEDMSKLFVAKRKE